One genomic window of Arthrobacter sp. KBS0703 includes the following:
- a CDS encoding TSUP family transporter encodes MVSGFESIQLATLVLIVVAGFAAGWVDAVVGGGGLLQLPALLLVPGITPVQALATNKMGSIFGTTTSAVTYYGRVRPDLRTALPMAVIALAGSFGGALLAARLPAEVFKPIIVVALVAVALFTALKPDAGHLTVLRHDGRTHYVVACTIGAVIGFYDGLIGPGTGSFLVIALVSAMGYAFLEASAKAKIVNMATNAGALLFFLPHGSLLWGVGLVLGLANMAGGYLGARTAVRQGSRFVRIVFLTVVAALIIKLGADVWQENFA; translated from the coding sequence GTGGTCTCGGGGTTCGAATCGATCCAGCTCGCCACTCTCGTCCTGATAGTGGTGGCCGGATTCGCTGCCGGCTGGGTGGACGCGGTAGTGGGCGGGGGCGGGCTGCTGCAGCTTCCGGCGCTGCTGCTGGTACCGGGCATCACGCCGGTGCAGGCGCTGGCCACCAACAAGATGGGGTCCATCTTCGGCACCACCACCAGCGCCGTGACGTACTACGGCCGCGTCCGGCCTGACCTCAGGACGGCGCTGCCCATGGCCGTCATTGCCCTGGCCGGCAGCTTCGGCGGCGCCTTGCTGGCCGCCCGGCTGCCGGCCGAAGTCTTCAAGCCGATCATCGTTGTGGCGCTGGTCGCCGTCGCGCTTTTCACCGCCCTCAAACCCGACGCCGGCCACCTGACGGTACTGAGGCACGACGGCCGCACACACTACGTGGTGGCCTGCACCATCGGCGCGGTGATCGGTTTCTACGACGGACTGATCGGCCCCGGAACAGGCTCGTTCCTGGTGATCGCGCTGGTCTCGGCCATGGGCTACGCGTTCCTCGAAGCCAGCGCCAAGGCGAAAATCGTCAACATGGCCACCAACGCGGGCGCCCTGCTGTTCTTCCTGCCGCACGGATCGCTGCTGTGGGGGGTGGGCTTGGTGCTCGGGCTGGCGAACATGGCCGGAGGATACCTGGGCGCTCGGACGGCCGTGAGGCAGGGGAGCCGGTTTGTGCGCATCGTGTTCTTGACGGTTGTTGCCGCCCTGATCATCAAACTCGGGGCTGACGTGTGGCAGGAAAACTTCGCCTGA
- the rimP gene encoding ribosome maturation factor RimP, translating into MSNAEATASSDRTDAGRAEPAAVHNPEAERLRALLEPAVLANRLYLEDVAINIAGSNRVVNVVVDLPQEETGGVSLDVIADISKELSDILDGDPSTDSRPYDLEVSSPGVGRPLTEPRHWHRARGRMVSVKVIQGENVTGRIQSVDESGVTLVPEIAVKKGMKPKQGDPVKLPFDKIRSGKVEIEFSHLDEAGLENEHNGPSEEA; encoded by the coding sequence GTGAGCAATGCAGAAGCCACGGCTTCATCAGACCGGACCGACGCGGGAAGGGCTGAACCCGCGGCAGTCCACAATCCCGAGGCTGAACGCCTCCGGGCCTTGCTTGAGCCCGCGGTTTTGGCGAACCGGCTCTACCTGGAGGATGTTGCCATCAACATCGCAGGCTCCAACCGCGTGGTCAACGTGGTGGTGGACCTGCCGCAGGAAGAAACCGGCGGGGTCAGCCTTGATGTCATCGCAGACATCTCCAAGGAGCTCTCCGACATCCTGGACGGCGATCCCAGCACCGACAGCCGTCCGTACGACCTTGAAGTCTCCTCGCCCGGCGTGGGCCGCCCCCTGACCGAGCCGCGGCACTGGCACCGCGCCCGTGGACGCATGGTGAGCGTCAAGGTCATCCAGGGCGAGAACGTCACCGGACGGATCCAGTCCGTGGACGAATCCGGAGTGACCCTCGTCCCCGAAATTGCAGTGAAAAAAGGCATGAAGCCGAAACAGGGCGACCCCGTAAAACTTCCTTTCGACAAGATCCGCAGCGGAAAAGTCGAAATTGAGTTCAGCCACCTCGACGAGGCCGGTCTGGAAAATGAACACAATGGACCTTCTGAGGAGGCCTGA
- a CDS encoding pyridoxal-dependent decarboxylase: MSAGAEPYAEALHAAVGHATRWLASQPGRRVGPAQTAGELAAAFGGDLPRSGMPAAEVVDYLALHAEPGLMAMPSGRFFGWVIGGTLPAAMAADWLVSAWDQNSVLRYATPAIAAIEEAAGGWLLRLLGLPEESDVGFVTGATMANFTGLAAARWRLLTDAGWDADRDGLSGAPRIHCLVGEERHDTIDLALRYLGLGSPTVVPADSQGRIDAAELDCALDRALASGPARILVCLQAGNLHSGAFDPFAAAIAVSKAHGAWVHVDGAFGLWAAAVPELAELTAGVARADSWATDAHKSLNVPYDCGVAVVKDARAMRSAMGVSASYLIQDADGAGDPSQKVPELSRRARGVPVWAALKSLGSDGVAAQIRGLAASAAMLAEKLAAMDGVQVLNEVGFTQISVAFGDDATTRDVTARILADGKVWMSGSRWHGRDVLRISVSNWSTGADDVDTAAEAVKQALEAVRAR, from the coding sequence ATGTCAGCCGGTGCGGAACCCTATGCGGAGGCCCTTCATGCTGCCGTAGGCCACGCCACAAGATGGCTCGCGAGCCAGCCTGGCCGCCGGGTGGGGCCGGCGCAGACGGCCGGTGAACTGGCGGCCGCGTTCGGCGGCGACCTTCCGCGCTCCGGAATGCCGGCGGCGGAGGTCGTGGATTACCTCGCCCTGCATGCCGAACCGGGGCTCATGGCCATGCCGTCGGGCCGGTTTTTCGGCTGGGTCATCGGGGGAACACTGCCGGCAGCCATGGCGGCGGACTGGCTTGTCAGTGCCTGGGACCAGAATTCGGTGCTCCGCTACGCCACGCCCGCCATTGCGGCCATCGAGGAAGCAGCGGGCGGCTGGCTGCTGCGGCTGCTGGGCCTGCCGGAGGAGTCCGACGTCGGGTTCGTCACCGGTGCCACCATGGCGAATTTCACCGGCCTTGCCGCTGCGCGCTGGCGCCTCCTGACGGACGCCGGCTGGGACGCGGACCGCGACGGCCTGTCCGGCGCGCCGCGAATCCACTGCCTTGTCGGCGAGGAACGGCACGACACGATCGACCTCGCGCTGCGCTACCTGGGCCTGGGCAGCCCCACCGTGGTCCCTGCCGACAGCCAGGGACGCATCGACGCCGCGGAACTGGACTGTGCCCTGGACCGCGCCCTGGCGTCCGGACCCGCCCGGATACTGGTGTGCCTGCAGGCCGGAAACCTCCATTCCGGGGCCTTCGACCCCTTTGCCGCGGCCATCGCGGTGTCGAAGGCACACGGCGCCTGGGTGCACGTGGACGGGGCCTTCGGGCTGTGGGCCGCTGCCGTCCCCGAACTCGCCGAGCTGACCGCAGGCGTCGCACGGGCCGACTCGTGGGCCACGGACGCCCATAAGAGCCTCAATGTCCCGTACGACTGCGGAGTCGCCGTCGTGAAGGATGCCCGGGCAATGCGGAGCGCCATGGGGGTCAGCGCCAGCTACCTGATCCAGGATGCAGACGGCGCCGGTGATCCGAGCCAGAAAGTCCCGGAACTCTCCCGCAGGGCGAGAGGCGTGCCGGTGTGGGCCGCCCTGAAATCGCTGGGCAGCGACGGCGTGGCCGCGCAGATCCGCGGGCTTGCTGCCTCGGCGGCAATGCTCGCGGAAAAGCTTGCGGCCATGGACGGGGTGCAGGTGCTGAACGAGGTCGGCTTCACCCAGATTTCCGTCGCCTTCGGCGACGACGCCACCACGCGGGACGTGACGGCGCGAATCCTGGCGGACGGGAAGGTCTGGATGTCCGGATCCCGCTGGCACGGCAGGGACGTGCTGCGGATCTCGGTCAGTAACTGGAGCACCGGCGCGGACGACGTCGACACGGCGGCCGAGGCCGTCAAACAGGCTCTTGAAGCGGTCCGGGCCCGCTGA
- the rbfA gene encoding 30S ribosome-binding factor RbfA encodes MADPARAAKLAQRIKVVVAEALGRKVKDPRLEGITVTDARVTNDLQHATIYYTVFGDQAVQADAAKGLEKAKGVLRQEVGRNITVRLTPTLEFVADQIPVNASNLEELLRAAKKRDAEVAALAENAKHAGDADPYKSDIPEDVEIDEDDFDEEDIDLSADGAIDEDRNK; translated from the coding sequence ATGGCTGATCCGGCACGCGCTGCCAAGTTGGCGCAGCGGATTAAGGTTGTTGTTGCAGAGGCCCTGGGCCGGAAGGTCAAGGATCCGCGGCTTGAGGGCATCACTGTCACCGACGCCCGCGTGACCAATGACCTGCAGCACGCCACGATCTACTACACCGTGTTCGGCGACCAGGCCGTGCAGGCCGATGCCGCCAAGGGCCTGGAGAAGGCCAAGGGTGTGCTGCGGCAGGAGGTGGGCCGGAACATCACTGTCCGCCTGACTCCCACGCTGGAGTTCGTGGCGGACCAGATCCCCGTGAACGCCTCCAACCTGGAGGAACTGCTCCGTGCGGCGAAGAAGCGCGACGCCGAGGTTGCGGCCCTGGCCGAGAACGCCAAGCACGCCGGCGACGCCGACCCGTACAAGAGCGACATTCCCGAGGACGTGGAAATCGACGAAGACGATTTCGACGAAGAGGACATCGACCTCAGCGCCGACGGCGCCATCGACGAGGACCGGAACAAGTAA
- the trxA gene encoding thioredoxin: MSIEEKGGEVASQLLSCPSCGTTNRVPDAATGHPRCGRCRKDLPWIVAAGDSDFATIAEQSAVPALIDFWAAWCGPCRMVSPVLDKLAQERAGEIKLVKVDVDRAPELSRRFAVQSIPTLMVISGGKVVARQTGAAPAPALRSWLEQALADIRG, translated from the coding sequence ATGTCAATTGAAGAGAAAGGCGGAGAGGTGGCCTCACAGCTGCTTAGTTGTCCAAGCTGCGGAACGACAAACCGGGTTCCCGATGCGGCGACCGGCCACCCTCGCTGCGGACGCTGCCGCAAGGACCTCCCCTGGATCGTGGCGGCAGGTGATTCTGACTTCGCAACGATCGCGGAACAGTCAGCCGTACCCGCTCTGATCGATTTTTGGGCCGCTTGGTGCGGCCCCTGCCGGATGGTCAGCCCGGTGCTCGACAAGCTCGCACAGGAAAGAGCAGGAGAGATCAAGCTTGTCAAAGTCGACGTGGACCGAGCCCCGGAACTATCACGGCGTTTCGCCGTGCAGTCGATTCCCACGCTTATGGTCATCAGCGGAGGCAAGGTGGTGGCCCGGCAAACCGGAGCGGCACCCGCTCCCGCGCTTCGCTCCTGGCTCGAGCAGGCACTCGCCGACATCAGAGGCTGA
- a CDS encoding proline--tRNA ligase: MVLRLSKLFLRTLREDPADAEVASHRLLVRAGYIRRAAPGIYTWLPLGLSVLRKVEQIIREEMAAIGAQEVHFPALLPKEPYEATNRWTEYGEGLFRLKDRKGGDYLLAPTHEEMFTLLVKDLYSSYKDLPLSIYQIQNKYRDEARPRAGLLRGREFIMKDSYSFDVDDAGLDASYAAHRAAYLKIFERLGLEVIPVAATAGAMGGSRSEEFLHPTEIGEDTFVRSAGGYAANVEAVTTVVPAEIDFTDTPAAEIRDTPNTPTIETLVDAANQLVPRSEADGGAWTAADTLKNVVLAVTLPTGERQIVVIGVPGDRGVDLKRVEANIGAYLPVAGEITVEAAGDEDLAKNPLIVRGYLGPGMSLGAPLLGLEGAAKLLYLVDPRIVNGTAWVTGANMAGKHVFGLVAGRDFGWDGVIECTEVRAGDEAPDGSGPLETARGIEMGHIFQLGRKYAEALELKVLDQNGKQVVVTMGSYGVGVTRAVAALAEANHDAKGLIWPRSVAPADVHVVAVGRGEEIFAAAEQLSVELEAAGLDVIYDDRPKVSPGVKFGDAELVGVPTIVAVGRGLVDGVVEIKDRRTGEAENVAVDKAVDFVVNAVRSN; encoded by the coding sequence GTGGTCCTTAGACTTTCCAAGCTGTTCCTGCGCACCCTGCGTGAAGATCCCGCCGACGCAGAGGTGGCCAGCCACAGGCTCCTCGTCCGCGCCGGCTACATCCGCCGTGCCGCGCCGGGCATCTACACGTGGCTGCCCCTCGGCCTGAGCGTGCTGCGTAAGGTTGAACAGATTATCCGCGAGGAGATGGCGGCCATCGGCGCCCAGGAAGTGCATTTCCCCGCACTGCTGCCGAAGGAGCCCTACGAGGCCACCAACCGCTGGACCGAGTACGGCGAGGGACTTTTCCGGCTCAAGGACCGCAAGGGCGGGGACTACCTCCTGGCCCCCACCCACGAGGAAATGTTCACCCTCCTGGTCAAGGACCTCTACTCCTCGTACAAGGATCTGCCGCTGAGCATCTACCAGATCCAGAACAAGTACCGTGACGAGGCACGTCCCCGCGCCGGCCTGCTGCGCGGCCGGGAGTTCATCATGAAGGACTCCTACTCGTTCGACGTCGACGACGCCGGGCTGGACGCCAGCTACGCCGCGCACCGGGCCGCCTACCTGAAGATCTTCGAGCGCCTTGGCCTGGAGGTCATCCCGGTGGCGGCCACCGCCGGGGCCATGGGCGGCTCCAGGAGCGAGGAATTCCTGCACCCCACCGAGATCGGCGAGGACACGTTCGTGCGTTCGGCCGGCGGCTACGCAGCCAACGTCGAGGCCGTTACCACCGTGGTGCCGGCCGAGATCGACTTCACGGACACCCCCGCTGCCGAGATCCGCGACACCCCCAACACGCCCACCATCGAAACCCTGGTGGACGCGGCGAACCAGCTCGTGCCCCGGAGCGAGGCCGACGGCGGCGCCTGGACCGCCGCCGACACCCTGAAGAACGTGGTCCTCGCCGTGACGCTGCCCACCGGTGAGCGCCAGATCGTGGTCATCGGCGTGCCCGGTGACCGCGGAGTCGACCTCAAGCGCGTCGAGGCCAACATCGGCGCCTACCTCCCCGTCGCCGGCGAGATCACCGTGGAAGCGGCAGGAGACGAGGACCTCGCCAAGAATCCCTTGATTGTCCGGGGATACCTCGGCCCGGGAATGTCCCTCGGCGCACCCCTGCTCGGCCTCGAGGGCGCCGCCAAGCTCCTTTACCTGGTGGACCCGCGCATCGTGAACGGCACCGCCTGGGTGACCGGCGCCAACATGGCCGGCAAGCATGTCTTCGGACTTGTGGCCGGGCGCGACTTCGGCTGGGACGGCGTCATTGAATGCACCGAGGTCCGCGCCGGCGACGAGGCACCCGACGGCTCCGGGCCGCTGGAGACCGCCCGCGGCATCGAAATGGGCCACATCTTCCAGCTCGGCCGCAAGTACGCCGAGGCCCTGGAGCTGAAGGTCCTGGACCAGAACGGCAAGCAGGTCGTGGTGACCATGGGCTCCTACGGCGTCGGTGTCACCCGCGCCGTGGCTGCCCTGGCCGAAGCCAACCACGATGCCAAGGGCCTGATCTGGCCCCGGTCCGTGGCCCCGGCGGACGTCCACGTCGTCGCCGTCGGCCGTGGCGAGGAAATCTTCGCCGCAGCCGAGCAGCTCTCCGTCGAACTCGAAGCCGCCGGCCTGGACGTCATCTACGATGACCGCCCCAAGGTTTCCCCCGGCGTGAAGTTCGGCGACGCCGAACTCGTCGGCGTGCCCACCATCGTGGCCGTCGGCCGCGGACTCGTGGACGGCGTGGTTGAGATCAAGGACCGCCGCACAGGCGAAGCGGAAAACGTGGCCGTGGACAAGGCTGTTGACTTCGTGGTCAACGCCGTCCGCAGCAACTGA
- a CDS encoding ScyD/ScyE family protein, whose product MNTIDIGDTMKNRRSFVAAVAASSLLVSFAPASHAAGDPNGVQPTGVTASPAAATVLAKGLLTPLHLSDGPDGSVLVSEEFAGRLTQLARAGAKSVVYENPAWDVAGTDRRGGTVYLAESQGAGPMDPRALAGHIRSIDSDGKQRTFGDLAALETKENADGGSSYGFRDLPAACAAQLPPDVEASYKGQIDSHPYGIDVDGGTIYVADAGANSIVSVEVETGEAQTVAVLPSRPHRFTAAEATALKLPGCIAGHTYEFEPVPTDVKRGPDGWLYVTVLPGGPEDPALGARGAVYKVDPDNGRVKLFADDVMSPTGLDMDNDGNVYVASLFGEGVLRLAARSGEQSVALPGALTADVDVRGETLYATVNALPDSNKAPDGHVVTAPLEDQ is encoded by the coding sequence ATGAACACCATTGACATTGGAGACACCATGAAAAATCGACGTTCATTTGTGGCGGCCGTCGCCGCTTCCTCGCTTCTTGTGTCCTTTGCTCCGGCCAGCCACGCCGCCGGTGATCCGAACGGCGTGCAACCGACCGGCGTTACCGCGTCGCCCGCGGCAGCAACCGTGCTCGCGAAAGGCCTGCTGACTCCGCTCCACCTCAGCGACGGACCGGACGGATCTGTTCTGGTGAGCGAAGAATTCGCCGGCAGGCTCACGCAGCTCGCCCGCGCCGGTGCGAAGTCCGTCGTTTACGAGAACCCAGCCTGGGACGTTGCCGGCACGGACCGCCGGGGCGGGACGGTCTATCTGGCGGAGAGCCAAGGGGCGGGGCCGATGGATCCGAGAGCCCTGGCCGGGCATATCCGCAGCATTGATTCCGACGGCAAGCAGCGCACCTTCGGGGATCTTGCCGCCCTCGAGACCAAGGAAAATGCCGACGGCGGTTCAAGCTACGGATTCCGCGATCTTCCCGCCGCCTGCGCGGCCCAGCTACCCCCGGACGTTGAAGCCTCGTACAAGGGCCAGATCGATTCGCATCCGTATGGCATCGATGTCGACGGCGGCACCATCTACGTGGCCGATGCCGGAGCCAACAGCATCGTTTCCGTGGAGGTGGAGACCGGCGAGGCCCAGACCGTGGCGGTGCTGCCGTCCCGGCCGCACCGTTTCACGGCCGCAGAGGCGACTGCGCTGAAGCTCCCCGGCTGCATTGCGGGCCACACATATGAATTCGAGCCTGTGCCCACCGACGTCAAACGGGGTCCGGATGGCTGGCTGTATGTGACAGTGCTCCCGGGCGGACCGGAAGATCCGGCCCTGGGCGCCCGCGGTGCGGTGTACAAGGTCGATCCGGACAACGGCCGGGTGAAGCTGTTTGCCGACGACGTGATGTCCCCCACCGGGCTGGACATGGACAATGACGGCAACGTCTACGTTGCCTCACTCTTCGGCGAGGGCGTGCTCAGGCTTGCTGCCCGCTCGGGCGAGCAGAGCGTGGCCCTCCCTGGCGCACTGACGGCGGACGTGGACGTCAGGGGCGAAACCCTCTACGCCACGGTCAACGCACTGCCGGACTCGAACAAGGCTCCCGACGGGCACGTTGTGACGGCGCCCCTGGAGGACCAATAG
- a CDS encoding ferritin-like domain-containing protein, producing the protein MKDDTRENSRPRNFFRYALLCFTAFLVLSLGFALIPREAPAPAVPPFSEQARASALAETMRLRAAGHELAEGASGAQRQLFSRTVTLLTTQARALVLPAENGPDGAPASPSPGSATGPATGRASATAAPATVAALVAGLSASGKQRLVQAETADGGMARLLAAVGTAQLLQARSSPRRPGRRSRHCRQPRHRSAQRRTRARHQPPRRRGPAPASRPAPGGAATADAGTASPNPGAASLADALDRVVRTEVETVYGYQVALTRLEGAAAGQAKDLLARHEALVDEAEGHSRAHCAPIPPRDPGYTLGTSFLKTPAAGLASLEAGTLPVYGDLVALSDGGTRCWAIASLLQAAQRSIRWGSDTGPVPGIVLDTTLLPPLPAG; encoded by the coding sequence GTGAAAGACGACACCAGGGAAAACAGCAGGCCGCGGAACTTTTTCCGCTATGCCCTGCTTTGCTTCACCGCGTTCCTGGTGTTGAGTCTCGGTTTTGCGCTGATTCCGCGCGAAGCTCCGGCCCCCGCCGTACCGCCTTTTTCCGAGCAGGCGCGCGCCTCGGCGCTGGCTGAAACCATGCGGCTGCGGGCCGCGGGCCACGAACTTGCCGAGGGCGCTTCCGGTGCCCAGCGGCAGCTTTTCTCGCGGACTGTGACGTTGCTGACTACGCAGGCCAGGGCGTTGGTCCTCCCGGCCGAAAATGGACCCGACGGCGCACCGGCCTCCCCGTCGCCAGGTTCGGCTACGGGTCCGGCGACGGGCAGGGCCTCGGCCACCGCGGCTCCGGCCACCGTTGCTGCGTTGGTGGCCGGACTGTCCGCCAGCGGCAAACAGCGCCTCGTCCAGGCGGAAACGGCCGACGGCGGGATGGCCCGCCTGCTGGCCGCGGTAGGTACCGCGCAGCTGCTTCAGGCGAGGTCCTCGCCGAGGCGTCCGGGACGCCGGTCCCGGCACTGCCGACAGCCCCGGCACCGCAGCGCACAGCGGCGGACCCGTGCGCGGCATCAGCCTCCCCGCCGGCGCGGCCCCGCGCCCGCGTCCCGCCCGGCGCCGGGTGGCGCCGCTACGGCTGACGCGGGGACGGCCTCCCCCAACCCGGGGGCAGCGTCCCTGGCGGACGCGCTGGACAGAGTGGTCCGCACCGAGGTGGAGACCGTCTACGGATACCAGGTGGCCCTCACGAGGCTGGAAGGCGCCGCCGCCGGACAGGCCAAGGACCTGCTGGCCAGACACGAGGCGCTGGTGGATGAGGCCGAGGGGCACAGCCGTGCCCATTGCGCGCCCATCCCTCCCAGGGATCCGGGCTACACGCTCGGCACCTCGTTCCTGAAAACGCCCGCGGCCGGCCTGGCCAGCCTGGAGGCCGGAACACTGCCGGTGTACGGCGACCTTGTAGCCCTGAGCGACGGCGGGACCCGGTGCTGGGCCATCGCATCGCTCCTTCAAGCCGCACAACGCTCTATCCGCTGGGGATCCGACACCGGCCCGGTTCCGGGAATCGTGCTGGACACCACCCTGCTGCCGCCGCTGCCGGCAGGCTAG
- a CDS encoding aminoglycoside phosphotransferase family protein, protein MSQPRDVPIPPDLARRYAGNSAGRAWLASLPGMIRGRMDQWQLELDLGQDPLPWSGHGGIVVPVRSDGTAAALKVAFPHDEALVERHALTLWDGHGAVRLLASDAGTCAMLLERLDAGRSLHTEPMDTAVEVWGGLMRDLCLVPDGRPQWREFAHVAARAEQWSDDLPAEWEQLGRPLPRWLLEAALEVCQTRGAVGRRSGSDVLVNTDFHFLNILARPGAPEQPGPGNFAAIDPQPMVGEAEFAVAPLLWNRIRDLPAADPAAGLLERCRDFSLAAGLDPETARQWSIAREVDNALHYASKAGHGGDLARSLWISSTLAGRTLDGLPAPHALPEPGQAAGSAAALPVRGPAVSGPGPLQEPV, encoded by the coding sequence ATGAGCCAGCCACGAGACGTCCCCATTCCGCCGGACTTGGCGCGCCGCTACGCGGGTAACAGCGCGGGCCGTGCCTGGCTGGCCTCCCTTCCCGGCATGATCCGCGGACGCATGGACCAGTGGCAACTCGAACTGGACCTCGGGCAGGATCCGCTTCCGTGGAGCGGACACGGCGGCATCGTTGTGCCGGTGCGGTCAGACGGGACCGCCGCGGCCCTGAAGGTGGCCTTCCCCCATGACGAGGCCCTCGTGGAGCGCCATGCGCTGACCCTCTGGGACGGGCACGGCGCCGTTCGCTTGCTCGCCTCCGACGCCGGAACATGCGCCATGCTGCTGGAGCGCCTGGATGCCGGCAGGTCGCTCCATACCGAGCCGATGGACACGGCCGTGGAGGTGTGGGGCGGGCTCATGCGGGATCTGTGCCTGGTGCCTGACGGCCGCCCGCAGTGGCGGGAATTTGCCCATGTCGCGGCCCGCGCGGAGCAGTGGAGCGATGACCTGCCCGCCGAGTGGGAACAGCTCGGCAGGCCTCTTCCGCGGTGGCTCCTGGAGGCCGCCCTTGAGGTGTGCCAGACGAGGGGTGCCGTGGGCCGCCGTTCCGGTTCCGACGTACTGGTCAATACGGATTTCCACTTCCTCAATATCCTGGCCCGCCCCGGCGCGCCGGAGCAGCCCGGGCCGGGGAATTTTGCCGCCATCGATCCGCAGCCGATGGTGGGCGAGGCCGAGTTCGCCGTAGCGCCCCTGCTGTGGAACCGCATCCGGGACCTCCCCGCCGCCGATCCCGCGGCAGGGCTGCTCGAGCGCTGCCGCGACTTCAGCCTCGCGGCCGGCCTGGATCCCGAGACCGCCCGCCAGTGGAGCATCGCCCGGGAGGTGGACAACGCCCTGCACTACGCCTCGAAGGCCGGTCATGGCGGGGACCTGGCCCGTTCCCTCTGGATTTCCAGCACGCTGGCCGGCCGGACCCTGGACGGGCTCCCGGCTCCGCACGCGCTGCCCGAACCGGGCCAGGCGGCAGGGTCGGCAGCAGCACTGCCCGTACGGGGTCCGGCTGTCAGCGGGCCCGGACCGCTTCAAGAGCCTGTTTGA
- a CDS encoding VIT1/CCC1 transporter family protein produces MDSADNAALPPEGQHENEPHSNDIVHRLNWLRAGVLGANDGIVSVAAIVVGVAGATSEHGPILAAGAAGLVGGAVSMALGEYVSVSSQSDSQKAMIEKERRELAEEPEEELHELAAIYRTKGLSEETARTVARELTEHDALAAHLSAELNIDEEDIVSPWHAAFASAIAFTLGAVLPMLAILLPPENIRVAVTFGAVLVALALTGGLGAWIGGGSKVRAAARVVVGGGLALAATFTIGNLLGASGIV; encoded by the coding sequence ATGGATTCAGCGGACAATGCGGCATTGCCCCCTGAAGGGCAGCACGAAAACGAGCCCCATAGCAACGACATCGTCCACCGCCTGAACTGGCTGCGCGCGGGCGTCCTCGGCGCGAACGACGGCATCGTGTCGGTCGCGGCGATCGTGGTGGGGGTTGCCGGCGCCACGAGCGAACACGGGCCAATTCTCGCGGCGGGCGCTGCCGGGCTTGTGGGCGGCGCCGTGTCCATGGCCCTGGGCGAGTACGTGTCCGTCAGCAGCCAAAGCGACAGCCAGAAGGCGATGATCGAAAAGGAGCGCCGCGAACTCGCCGAGGAACCCGAGGAAGAGCTTCATGAGCTCGCGGCAATCTACCGGACCAAAGGACTGAGCGAAGAGACTGCCAGGACTGTGGCCCGGGAGCTGACTGAGCACGATGCACTGGCGGCGCACCTTTCGGCCGAGCTGAACATCGATGAGGAGGACATCGTCAGCCCCTGGCACGCCGCCTTTGCCTCGGCCATCGCCTTCACCCTGGGCGCGGTCCTGCCCATGCTGGCCATCCTGCTGCCGCCGGAGAACATCAGGGTGGCGGTGACATTCGGCGCCGTATTGGTGGCGCTGGCCCTGACCGGGGGCCTCGGGGCATGGATCGGCGGCGGCTCCAAGGTCCGGGCTGCCGCACGGGTGGTGGTGGGCGGCGGGCTTGCCCTGGCCGCCACGTTCACCATCGGCAACCTGCTGGGGGCCAGCGGCATCGTCTAG
- a CDS encoding YlxR family protein, with amino-acid sequence MAHVQHLGNQPQRTCIGCRKKGSRSELLRLVSGAGGSSAVVVDERRRMAGRGAWLHPSEACLALAVKRRAFGRALNGATGTADVERRITAGTQAVDTPVAAATTVQPESGSEN; translated from the coding sequence GTGGCACACGTGCAACACCTCGGGAATCAGCCGCAACGTACCTGCATCGGATGCCGGAAAAAAGGATCGCGGTCTGAGTTACTCCGGCTTGTCTCCGGCGCCGGCGGTTCGTCCGCCGTCGTAGTGGATGAACGACGCCGGATGGCTGGCAGGGGTGCATGGCTGCACCCCAGCGAAGCGTGCCTCGCACTGGCGGTCAAACGTCGAGCGTTCGGACGCGCCCTCAACGGCGCGACCGGAACAGCCGATGTTGAACGCCGGATCACGGCAGGCACGCAAGCCGTGGACACTCCGGTGGCCGCAGCAACAACCGTCCAACCTGAAAGCGGGTCAGAAAACTGA
- a CDS encoding nucleoside deaminase — translation MLAQPSAADVVEYLNQAVALAERNVAAGGGPFGALVVTADGTIHEGVNRVTRDNDPTAHAEVVAIRTAAAESGNFDLGGAVLYTSCEPCPLCLAAALWARIDRVYYAADRHGAAAAGFDDAVFYEYFGGTRPELLPVSHTPVPTSDAPFRAWRGNAERTDY, via the coding sequence ATGCTTGCCCAACCTTCAGCTGCAGATGTCGTGGAGTACCTGAATCAGGCTGTGGCCTTGGCGGAACGGAATGTGGCCGCCGGCGGCGGGCCCTTCGGTGCCCTCGTTGTCACCGCCGACGGCACCATCCACGAAGGCGTCAACCGGGTCACCCGGGACAACGATCCCACCGCCCACGCTGAGGTGGTGGCCATCCGGACTGCGGCCGCGGAATCAGGCAATTTCGATCTGGGCGGCGCGGTCCTCTACACCAGCTGCGAACCCTGCCCGCTCTGCCTGGCGGCGGCGCTCTGGGCCCGTATCGACCGCGTCTACTACGCGGCGGACCGGCACGGCGCTGCAGCGGCGGGATTCGACGACGCCGTGTTCTACGAATACTTCGGCGGCACCCGGCCGGAACTGCTTCCGGTCAGCCACACTCCGGTTCCGACGTCGGACGCCCCCTTCCGGGCCTGGCGCGGCAACGCGGAACGCACCGATTACTGA